Proteins encoded by one window of Dreissena polymorpha isolate Duluth1 chromosome 11, UMN_Dpol_1.0, whole genome shotgun sequence:
- the LOC127850149 gene encoding uncharacterized protein LOC127850149 isoform X1: MSLSSQPRPVTLELLVSVDLPKTGDDKEKPLLSGLDFLPDGRLVAVDNMNMKCIILNERLQRLGTPYKFKDYPHSVLCVSHDTLCVTGGYKEVWLLSVSTDNTITLTREINTTSKFFYICCMSPSNMVVSTYDDPRPLRMISVDGVETDFDHILTFPKKTYKLNESACTYVQSKNTLVLTDRYAHTVFMYDTVNGTSRAVTNENIQEPCGACVGPGDTVLVCSKNKNSIVHLTIDGKILGTYPVDMWYPLSICVSKDGTRLVVSNCPIRVRKLQLYKISPAMS; encoded by the exons ATGAGCTTATCATCCCAACCAAGGCCAGTCACCCTTGAGCTGCTCGTATCCGTGGATCTACCAAAGACTGGAGATGATAAGGAGAAGCCTCTCCTCAGTGGACTGGACTTCCTGCCGGACGGGAGACTGGTAGCCGTGGATAACATGAACATGAAATGTATCATACTGAATGAGCGACTGCAGAGACTAGGAACACCGTACAAGTTCAAGGATTACCCACACAGCGTATtatgtgtgtctcatgatacACTGTGTGTAACGGGTGGTTATAAAGAAGTATGGCTCTTGTCTGTGAGTACAGACAATACCATCACACTGACCAGGGAGATCAATACAACATCCAAGTTCTTCTATATATGCTGCATGTCTCCATCTAACATGGTCGTGAGTACGTACGATGATCCCCGTCCACTTAGAATGATATCAGTGGACGGGGTTGAGACAGACTTTGATCACATCCTGACGTTTCCAAAGAAGACTTACAAATTAAATGAGAGTGCGTGCACGTATGTCCAGTCTAAGAACACGTTAGTACTGACTGACAGGTACGCTCACACTGTGTTCATGTACGACACCGTGAATGGCACATCTAGAGCAGTCACTAATGAGAACATACAGGAGC CTTGTGGTGCCTGTGTAGGACCTGGTGACACGGTGCTGGTGTGCAGTAAGAATAAGAACTCCATCGTGCATCTGACCATTGACGGTAAAATACTGGGTACATACCCAGTGGATATGTGGTACCCGTTAAGCATATGTGTGTCTAAGGATGGCACCAGGCTGGTGGTGTCTAACTGCCCTATACGCGTCAGGAAACTTCAATTGTATAAGATATCACCGGCAATGAGTTAG
- the LOC127850149 gene encoding uncharacterized protein LOC127850149 isoform X2 — MSLSSQPRPVTLELLVSVDLPKTGDDKEKPLLSGLDFLPDGRLVAVDNMNMKCIILNERLQRLGTPYKFKDYPHSVLCVSHDTLCVTGGYKEVWLLSVSTDNTITLTREINTTSKFFYICCMSPSNMVVSTYDDPRPLRMISVDGVETDFDHILTFPKKTYKLNESACTYVQSKNTLVLTDRYAHTVYMNDTVNGTSRTVTNENIQEPCGACVGPGDTVLVCSKNKNSIVHLTIDGKILGTYPVDMWYPLSICVSKDGTRLVVSNCPIRVRKLQLYKISPAMS, encoded by the exons ATGAGCTTATCATCCCAACCAAGGCCAGTCACCCTTGAGCTGCTCGTATCCGTGGATCTACCAAAGACTGGAGATGATAAGGAGAAGCCTCTCCTCAGTGGACTGGACTTCCTGCCGGACGGGAGACTGGTAGCCGTGGATAACATGAACATGAAATGTATCATACTGAATGAGCGACTGCAGAGACTAGGAACACCGTACAAGTTCAAGGATTACCCACACAGCGTATtatgtgtgtctcatgatacACTGTGTGTAACGGGTGGTTATAAAGAAGTATGGCTCTTGTCTGTGAGTACAGACAATACCATCACACTGACCAGGGAGATCAATACAACATCCAAGTTCTTCTATATATGCTGCATGTCTCCATCTAACATGGTCGTGAGTACGTACGATGATCCCCGTCCACTTAGAATGATATCAGTGGACGGGGTTGAGACAGACTTTGATCACATCCTGACGTTTCCAAAGAAGACTTACAAATTAAATGAGAGTGCGTGCACGTATGTCCAGTCTAAGAACACGTTAGTACTGACTGACAG GTACGCTCACACTGTGTACATGAACGACACCGTGAATGGCACATCTAGAACAGTCACTAATGAGAACATACAGGAACCTTGTGGTGCCTGTGTAGGACCTGGTGACACGGTGCTGGTGTGCAGTAAGAATAAGAACTCCATCGTGCATCTGACCATTGACGGTAAAATACTGGGTACATACCCAGTGGATATGTGGTACCCGTTAAGCATATGTGTGTCTAAGGATGGCACCAGGCTGGTGGTGTCTAACTGCCCTATACGCGTCAGGAAACTTCAATTGTATAAGATATCACCGGCAATGAGTTAG